From the genome of Novosphingobium sp. TH158, one region includes:
- a CDS encoding vgr related protein, translating into MEQACPAGGERCLTAGERELVAGVFGTAIDPDPVRIRRRKWFPFQPANIVMAPCGHMHFHPHGPHYRDDFALAPLTSQGLFIHEMVHVWQAQAKGRFWLVLHRHPFCRYDYELEPGKPLAAYGIEQQAEIVRHAFLLRSGAPLPGKPPRAAYDAIVAFPGAGAGA; encoded by the coding sequence GTGGAACAGGCCTGCCCCGCCGGGGGCGAACGATGCCTGACCGCGGGCGAACGCGAACTGGTAGCCGGGGTCTTCGGCACTGCCATAGACCCCGATCCCGTCCGCATCCGGCGGCGCAAGTGGTTTCCCTTCCAGCCCGCCAACATCGTCATGGCGCCGTGCGGGCACATGCATTTCCACCCGCACGGGCCGCATTACCGCGATGATTTCGCGCTCGCCCCGCTGACCTCGCAGGGCTTGTTCATTCATGAGATGGTGCACGTCTGGCAGGCGCAGGCGAAGGGCCGGTTCTGGCTCGTCCTGCATCGCCACCCGTTCTGCCGCTATGACTACGAGCTGGAGCCGGGCAAGCCGCTGGCCGCCTATGGGATAGAGCAGCAGGCAGAAATCGTGCGCCACGCCTTCCTGTTGCGCAGCGGCGCGCCCTTGCCGGGAAAGCCGCCGCGCGCCGCCTATGACGCGATCGTTGCCTTTCCCGGCGCTGGCGCTGGCGCTTAG
- a CDS encoding SDR family oxidoreductase, whose amino-acid sequence MDVSGKVVLVTGGGGGIGAGIAEAFAEKGARIAITDINGEWAQAEAARIGHGTIALAHDVSSPESWAGVKEAVEAQLGPVDVLCNNAGISLPFKPMEEITLDQFDRCMAINVRGVFLGCHLFMPEMKARKSGHIVNTSSVNGQLPHGTFAVYSASKFAVAALSEAIRQELEPFGVGVSILYPGLTRSRMSMGQWESLPEEIKCELEGKMMDAIWLGRAVVRATEENRLHIVTHPDHLENLKARIDTLYSAFGEPAQPGFTGGRVRS is encoded by the coding sequence ATGGACGTTTCGGGCAAGGTTGTTCTGGTCACTGGCGGCGGCGGCGGCATCGGCGCGGGCATTGCCGAGGCCTTTGCCGAAAAGGGCGCGCGCATCGCCATTACCGATATCAACGGCGAATGGGCGCAGGCAGAGGCCGCGCGCATTGGCCACGGCACGATTGCCCTAGCGCATGACGTATCCTCGCCCGAAAGCTGGGCAGGGGTGAAGGAAGCCGTCGAGGCGCAGCTCGGCCCGGTTGACGTGCTGTGCAACAACGCCGGCATTTCGCTGCCGTTCAAGCCGATGGAAGAGATCACGCTTGACCAGTTCGACCGCTGCATGGCGATCAACGTGCGCGGGGTGTTCCTGGGCTGCCACCTGTTCATGCCCGAGATGAAGGCCCGCAAGAGCGGCCACATCGTCAACACCAGTTCGGTCAACGGCCAGCTGCCGCACGGCACCTTCGCGGTCTATTCGGCCAGCAAATTTGCCGTTGCAGCCCTTTCGGAAGCGATCCGGCAGGAGCTTGAGCCCTTCGGCGTCGGCGTTTCGATCCTGTACCCCGGTCTTACCCGCAGCCGCATGTCGATGGGCCAGTGGGAAAGCCTGCCCGAAGAGATCAAGTGCGAGCTGGAAGGCAAGATGATGGACGCCATCTGGCTGGGCCGCGCCGTGGTGCGCGCAACAGAGGAAAACCGCCTCCACATCGTCACCCACCCGGATCATCTGGAAAACCTGAAGGCCCGGATCGACACGCTTTACAGCGCCTTTGGCGAACCGGCGCAGCCCGGCTTCACCGGCGGTCGCGTCCGCAGCTAA
- the grpE gene encoding nucleotide exchange factor GrpE yields the protein MSEDKKPQVDPAVEAELKGVPEDLIDLDKASDSLDDALTHLRNDLETARQEILYAKAETQNVRRRLEKDVADARAYAATGFARDILSVSDNLARALESIPAELREDDKLKSLVAGIEATARELDKVFGLHGISRIAAMGLPLDPNQHQAMLEVPSVDAEPGTVLQELQAGYMIKDRLLRPAMVAVAKKPD from the coding sequence ATGAGTGAAGACAAGAAGCCGCAGGTCGATCCCGCGGTCGAAGCGGAATTGAAGGGCGTCCCCGAGGATCTCATCGACCTCGACAAGGCGAGCGATTCGCTCGACGACGCGCTGACCCACCTGCGCAACGATCTTGAAACGGCCCGGCAGGAGATTCTCTATGCCAAGGCCGAAACGCAGAACGTGCGCCGCCGTCTGGAAAAGGACGTGGCCGATGCGCGCGCCTATGCCGCAACCGGCTTTGCCCGGGATATCCTTTCGGTGTCCGACAACCTGGCCCGCGCGCTCGAATCGATCCCTGCCGAACTGCGCGAGGATGACAAGCTGAAGAGCCTTGTCGCCGGCATCGAGGCGACCGCGCGCGAGCTGGACAAGGTGTTCGGCCTGCACGGCATCAGCCGCATCGCCGCCATGGGCCTGCCGCTCGATCCCAACCAGCACCAGGCCATGCTCGAAGTGCCTTCGGTCGATGCCGAGCCGGGCACGGTGCTGCAGGAATTGCAGGCCGGCTACATGATCAAGGACCGCCTGCTGCGTCCGGCTATGGTGGCCGTGGCAAAGAAGCCGGATTGA